From the Butyrivibrio fibrisolvens genome, one window contains:
- a CDS encoding ABC transporter substrate-binding protein: MDQNSSYLQDYGQMVNETEADSNASDTSFNDVAESESLDEAGIYVNTGDTITVGFSQIGAESDWRLACTNSVVSAFTAENGYNLIYDDAQQKQENQFKAIREFIDQDVDYIILDPIVETGWEGALLEAKEAGIPVIIVDRRVSVEDDSLYTAWVGADFYLEGARACAWLDAFLSKKNIESEIGIIDIQGTLGASAQIGRSKALEDAVDTHDNWTLLAAESGDFVKAKGREVMEQMIEEYGYKIDIVYCENDNEAYGAIEALTDAGYKIGSDIENGDVMIISFDSTREGLELTLDGTIAVDTECNPLYGPVLTQTIACLENNTYLQKESYVLESQFSADRTVYSTRIDGNTYKVTILSQDIIDQRVY; this comes from the coding sequence ATGGATCAAAACAGTTCATATCTTCAGGATTACGGACAGATGGTCAATGAAACTGAAGCTGACTCCAATGCTTCGGATACTTCTTTTAATGATGTAGCAGAGTCGGAATCATTGGATGAAGCCGGGATATATGTCAATACAGGAGATACCATCACAGTTGGTTTTTCACAGATAGGAGCCGAGTCTGACTGGAGGCTTGCCTGCACCAATTCTGTGGTATCGGCATTTACAGCAGAAAATGGCTACAATCTCATATATGATGACGCCCAGCAGAAACAGGAGAATCAGTTCAAAGCAATCAGAGAATTCATAGATCAGGATGTTGATTATATAATCCTTGATCCTATCGTTGAGACCGGTTGGGAAGGCGCCCTTCTTGAAGCTAAGGAAGCAGGGATTCCGGTTATAATCGTCGATAGAAGAGTAAGCGTAGAGGATGATTCATTATATACCGCCTGGGTCGGAGCTGATTTCTATCTTGAAGGAGCAAGAGCCTGTGCATGGCTTGATGCCTTTCTTTCTAAAAAAAATATTGAAAGTGAGATTGGCATAATAGATATTCAGGGAACGCTTGGAGCGTCTGCTCAGATAGGCAGGAGTAAGGCACTTGAAGATGCTGTGGATACCCATGATAACTGGACTTTGCTTGCAGCAGAAAGCGGAGATTTTGTCAAAGCAAAAGGCCGGGAAGTCATGGAGCAGATGATAGAAGAGTATGGCTACAAGATAGACATAGTCTACTGTGAGAATGACAATGAGGCCTACGGCGCTATAGAGGCATTGACTGATGCCGGCTACAAGATAGGAAGTGATATTGAGAATGGTGATGTGATGATCATCTCTTTTGACTCAACAAGAGAGGGCCTGGAGCTTACACTCGATGGGACGATAGCAGTTGATACAGAGTGCAACCCTTTGTACGGGCCTGTCCTGACACAGACTATCGCCTGCCTTGAAAACAATACCTATCTGCAAAAAGAAAGCTATGTTCTTGAAAGTCAGTTCTCGGCGGACAGAACGGTATATTCCACAAGAATAGATGGAAATACATACAAGGTAACTATACTGTCACAAGATATAATCGATCAGAGAGTATACTAG
- a CDS encoding pyridoxamine 5'-phosphate oxidase family protein, giving the protein MFRKMRRFRQQLPDEEAIKILENGKTGVLAVNGDDGYPYTVPINYLYRDGKIIIHGAKAGHKYDAMLKSDKVSFCVIDKDEVVPDKVTNYFRSVVAFGRVKIIEDEDLRKEAALAIGRKFSPEEAVQEDMRRSYANVVMYEISIEHLTGKEAIELVAMKAAQDK; this is encoded by the coding sequence ATGTTCAGAAAAATGAGAAGATTCAGGCAGCAGCTACCGGATGAAGAGGCAATCAAGATCCTTGAAAATGGCAAAACAGGCGTACTTGCTGTTAATGGTGATGATGGTTATCCGTATACAGTTCCTATCAACTATCTGTATAGGGACGGTAAGATCATAATCCATGGTGCCAAGGCAGGTCACAAGTATGATGCCATGCTTAAAAGTGATAAGGTATCCTTCTGCGTTATCGACAAGGATGAAGTCGTTCCGGATAAGGTTACCAATTACTTTAGAAGCGTAGTAGCTTTTGGACGAGTTAAGATAATAGAAGATGAAGACTTGAGAAAAGAAGCCGCGCTTGCCATAGGCAGGAAGTTCTCTCCTGAAGAAGCTGTTCAGGAAGACATGAGAAGATCATATGCCAATGTTGTGATGTATGAAATTAGTATAGAGCACCTGACAGGCAAAGAGGCTATAGAGCTTGTGGCTATGAAGGCGGCTCAAGATAAATAG
- a CDS encoding alpha/beta hydrolase: MSKTSDTIREMFSKGDAMRDAGLEIPADIKRYSDIAYGDKGQHPQWQLLDVYRPANIQEDKKLPVIVVIHGGGWVYGDKEVYKYYSASLAQRGFAVVCYSYRLAPEYTFPASLEDSCAVINWIVDNADKYGFDLDNIFGVGDSAGGTLIGITAAFLTNKEYADKFDFTASDKFRFKGIAFNCAAFEIKSVKEADDNMGSLMDDLFGKKVTDDDLEVVNTGNYITDAYPPSFLMSATGDFLKDELPKMAEVMIRNSVPFTCKYYTSPNGELGHVFHCNMRLPEAVQCNDDEAQFFKSLI, from the coding sequence ATGTCAAAGACAAGCGACACAATAAGAGAAATGTTTTCAAAAGGCGATGCCATGAGAGATGCAGGCCTTGAGATTCCTGCAGATATAAAAAGATATAGTGATATTGCTTATGGTGATAAAGGTCAGCATCCGCAGTGGCAACTTCTAGATGTATACAGACCTGCCAATATTCAGGAAGATAAGAAACTTCCGGTGATCGTAGTCATCCACGGCGGCGGATGGGTATATGGTGACAAGGAAGTATACAAGTACTACTCAGCTTCTCTTGCACAGAGAGGCTTTGCAGTAGTTTGCTATTCATACAGACTTGCACCTGAATATACATTCCCAGCTAGCCTTGAAGATTCTTGTGCTGTTATTAACTGGATCGTAGATAATGCAGATAAATACGGCTTTGACCTTGATAATATCTTCGGTGTTGGCGATTCTGCAGGTGGTACGCTTATAGGTATTACAGCAGCCTTCCTTACCAACAAGGAGTATGCTGACAAGTTCGATTTCACAGCATCCGACAAGTTCAGGTTCAAAGGCATTGCATTCAACTGCGCTGCATTTGAGATAAAGTCTGTAAAAGAAGCTGATGACAACATGGGATCACTTATGGACGATCTTTTTGGCAAAAAAGTCACAGATGATGATCTTGAAGTTGTGAATACAGGTAACTACATTACAGACGCTTATCCGCCATCCTTCCTTATGTCTGCAACAGGAGACTTCCTCAAGGATGAGCTTCCCAAGATGGCAGAAGTTATGATCAGAAACTCTGTACCATTTACCTGCAAGTACTATACAAGTCCAAATGGAGAACTCGGACATGTATTCCACTGTAACATGAGACTTCCGGAAGCTGTCCAGTGCAACGACGACGAAGCACAGTTCTTTAAATCGCTGATATAA
- a CDS encoding metal-sensing transcriptional repressor, with amino-acid sequence MKKRDDIKTHTHIDENGHEYTHTHEDHDHVHAHDNNTHEGHDHAHTHTHHSHSHTHDPKEMKKIINRISKSIGHMESIKRMLENGEDCADVLVQIAAVKSEINNAGKALLKEHLDHCIVEAVAQNDTESVDKMNKAIDYFMK; translated from the coding sequence ATGAAAAAAAGAGATGATATTAAAACTCATACGCATATAGATGAAAATGGTCATGAGTATACCCATACGCATGAAGACCATGATCATGTGCATGCTCATGACAATAATACACATGAAGGCCATGATCATGCTCATACTCATACTCATCACTCTCATTCACATACCCATGACCCCAAGGAGATGAAAAAGATCATAAATCGTATCTCCAAATCAATCGGTCATATGGAATCCATCAAGCGTATGCTTGAAAATGGTGAAGACTGTGCTGATGTTCTAGTTCAGATAGCAGCAGTTAAATCAGAGATCAATAATGCAGGCAAGGCACTACTCAAAGAGCACCTTGATCACTGCATAGTAGAAGCGGTAGCTCAAAATGATACCGAGTCTGTAGACAAGATGAACAAAGCAATTGATTATTTTATGAAGTAA
- a CDS encoding MFS transporter: MEAIYEQSQDKKVRLSTTEKLSYGIGDCGANVIVALASSFLTGYYTDTVGVAAAAIGTMMLLCRVFDGITDLIMGAIVDKTKSKYGKARPWLLWTAPLMGISLFLIFNVPASLGATGKLIYIYLTYIFQNCIIYTANNLPYNALLSRMTLDVQDRAQTASIRFVMTQVTSLITNVITANLIASVGWRSISAIYGTVACVMCVLCFLGVREHVDAEDDGTVKVERVPLSKALPALFKNKYFFIQALMFMFLYINVVTTGSMTYYFCNSVLGNIAFLSWTSVAGTVPAMIVNLMMPGLVAKFGKRKLMITGATIMAIGSCIIGAAGSNLPLVVLGLIVKGFGTGPIMSGIFATTADVVDYGEWKTGVRSEGLVNSCTSFGMKVGIGLGSAICTWIIAIGGYVGTAEVQTEAALASIRFGYGYFGAILSLVVLALCIIMNIDKHIDQIQRDLEAKRSMA; the protein is encoded by the coding sequence ATGGAAGCTATATACGAACAAAGTCAGGACAAGAAAGTACGTCTATCTACCACAGAGAAATTATCTTATGGAATTGGTGACTGCGGCGCCAATGTAATAGTTGCTCTGGCATCATCTTTTCTCACAGGATATTATACAGATACTGTAGGAGTTGCTGCAGCTGCTATAGGAACCATGATGTTGCTATGCAGAGTATTTGATGGTATTACTGATCTTATTATGGGTGCAATTGTTGACAAGACTAAGTCAAAATATGGTAAAGCAAGACCGTGGCTTTTGTGGACAGCACCACTTATGGGAATATCACTCTTTTTGATATTCAACGTACCGGCATCACTTGGTGCAACTGGTAAGCTTATCTACATCTATCTTACATATATCTTCCAGAACTGCATCATCTATACAGCTAACAACCTGCCTTACAACGCACTTCTTAGCCGTATGACACTTGATGTACAGGACAGAGCTCAGACAGCTTCTATCAGATTCGTGATGACTCAGGTTACATCACTTATCACAAACGTAATCACAGCTAACCTTATAGCAAGCGTCGGCTGGAGATCAATATCAGCTATCTATGGTACTGTTGCATGTGTTATGTGCGTTCTGTGCTTCCTTGGAGTAAGAGAGCACGTAGATGCTGAGGATGATGGAACAGTCAAAGTAGAAAGAGTTCCGCTTTCAAAGGCTCTTCCGGCACTTTTTAAGAACAAATATTTCTTCATTCAGGCACTTATGTTCATGTTCCTGTACATCAACGTAGTAACAACAGGTTCTATGACCTACTATTTCTGCAACAGCGTACTTGGAAACATCGCATTCCTTTCATGGACATCAGTAGCCGGAACTGTACCTGCTATGATCGTAAATCTTATGATGCCGGGACTTGTTGCAAAGTTTGGAAAAAGAAAACTCATGATCACAGGCGCAACAATCATGGCTATAGGCTCATGCATCATCGGAGCAGCAGGTTCTAACCTTCCACTTGTAGTACTTGGACTTATAGTTAAGGGATTTGGTACAGGACCTATCATGTCAGGAATCTTCGCAACAACAGCTGACGTAGTTGACTATGGTGAATGGAAGACAGGAGTTCGTTCTGAAGGACTTGTTAACAGCTGCACAAGCTTTGGTATGAAAGTTGGTATCGGCCTTGGATCAGCTATCTGCACATGGATCATCGCAATCGGCGGATATGTAGGAACTGCAGAAGTCCAGACAGAAGCTGCGCTTGCATCAATCCGTTTTGGATATGGATACTTTGGAGCAATCCTGTCACTGGTAGTACTTGCACTGTGCATCATCATGAACATTGACAAGCACATCGACCAGATTCAGAGAGACCTTGAAGCTAAGAGATCTATGGCTTAA
- a CDS encoding DUF4342 domain-containing protein, with amino-acid sequence MDITVEAVEKVIDATGVDFKTAKKALEETDGNPEDAIKYLTPEKDNTEVQDIIDKIKARVEEGNVTKVQIRRKDEVLLSLPVNVGIIGGVVGVAAAPWAFIAGAIAAFGFGCTVEIVKKDGTVDKVE; translated from the coding sequence ATGGATATCACAGTTGAAGCAGTAGAAAAGGTAATTGACGCTACAGGCGTAGATTTTAAGACTGCAAAGAAGGCACTTGAAGAGACAGATGGTAATCCTGAAGATGCTATCAAGTATCTGACTCCTGAGAAAGATAATACTGAGGTTCAGGACATCATCGATAAGATCAAAGCCAGGGTTGAAGAGGGCAATGTTACAAAAGTTCAGATCCGCCGCAAGGATGAAGTGCTCCTTAGCTTACCTGTCAACGTAGGAATTATCGGGGGCGTTGTAGGTGTGGCAGCAGCACCGTGGGCATTCATCGCAGGCGCTATCGCAGCATTCGGATTTGGATGCACAGTTGAGATCGTTAAGAAAGACGGAACTGTTGATAAGGTAGAGTGA
- a CDS encoding AraC family transcriptional regulator has translation MPESTTQDISYEVVHYHTEMPFNILNVHKRDLYRNGNLSTASDVLDHWHNELEIVYSYSNDGIYYTDGVPHHLEADQFIIVNSRSIHKVISNRTTPYDDMPETLTTVLQISDSFLRSFIPNFEDLYFLPVFKTSEERPAQIMKDLARYADGKALNKYENMRLIGLVHELLYYICRDDLTLKDMEMPKKDRKNADILRKIISYTEDNYRLDINEMSAAQHFGYSASYFSRFFRSNMGITYKEFLTRMRINSAKDALTGSSKSVLEIAMDCGFSDARGLINMFNKYEGITPLKYRKKYTTT, from the coding sequence ATGCCGGAATCAACCACTCAAGATATCTCATATGAAGTAGTACACTACCATACAGAGATGCCTTTCAATATATTAAATGTGCATAAAAGGGATCTTTACAGAAACGGTAACCTTTCTACTGCCAGTGATGTTCTCGATCATTGGCACAACGAGCTTGAAATAGTCTACTCTTATTCAAATGACGGAATATACTATACAGATGGTGTACCTCACCATCTGGAAGCTGACCAGTTCATCATCGTTAACTCAAGAAGTATTCACAAGGTCATATCCAACAGGACAACTCCATATGATGACATGCCTGAGACACTGACTACCGTGCTTCAGATAAGTGATTCATTTCTTCGAAGCTTCATTCCAAACTTTGAAGACCTGTACTTCCTGCCGGTATTTAAAACAAGCGAAGAAAGACCCGCTCAGATAATGAAAGATCTTGCAAGATATGCTGATGGAAAAGCTTTGAATAAATACGAAAATATGCGCCTCATCGGCCTGGTACATGAGCTTTTATATTATATCTGCAGAGATGACCTGACTCTTAAAGACATGGAAATGCCTAAAAAAGACAGAAAAAATGCTGATATTTTAAGAAAGATAATCTCTTATACAGAAGATAACTACAGGCTGGATATAAATGAGATGTCTGCCGCACAGCACTTTGGATACTCTGCCAGCTATTTTTCCAGATTCTTCAGATCCAATATGGGAATAACCTATAAAGAATTCCTGACAAGAATGCGTATCAATTCTGCCAAGGATGCTCTTACAGGCTCTTCCAAGTCCGTTCTCGAAATAGCCATGGACTGCGGATTCTCAGATGCAAGAGGTCTGATAAATATGTTCAACAAATACGAGGGAATCACACCTCTAAAGTACAGAAAAAAGTACACCACCACCTAA
- a CDS encoding AAA family ATPase, whose protein sequence is MDYITSAKAAEKLGISRRMVNAMCQKGTISGSKKVGNRWMIPLDYIEKMGNGKFSNKPLPIGVSDFAKAITDYYYIDKTLLIKELIDNRPLVSLFLRPRRFGKTLNMDMLRTFFEKAEKDTSVYFQKTKIWSSGREYREYQGKFPVVYFNFKDMKFDKWSEMLINIKAIIQSEYERLISQIEQSNLTELDRVYVDKVINGTLEEALWSGTLGKLTQILDRYCGKAPIIMIDEYDTPIQQGHMYGFYNEVIGFMRNFLSGGLKDNKHMTMAFLTGILRVAKESIFSGLNNLMVNSVIDNNYSSYFGFTEPEVKKLLKDYGVSEQFAKVKEWYNGYHFGDTQIYNPWSVLNYVSQNCITKTYWQSTGSNDVIGEIISNGSNELIEEIRELLGGGKKSVYLDISVVYPEIGKSFSSVYSFLLMGGYLTLDSAESLYDGNTVGEVRIPNIEVMHVFEQEILSRTGNIVSGEDAIGFQHALLSKNNEEMQKRLTEFLKETISYFDASAEGFYHGMLLGLSASLNRFYEIKSNREAGDGRYDIALIPKAKDNTGYIIEVKSLSKVKKNISENDLLQLLDYEAQMALDQIDDMHYADAMKKAKIYKIGVAFYKKNCRVIGRK, encoded by the coding sequence ATGGATTATATCACATCAGCAAAAGCTGCAGAAAAACTTGGAATATCCCGTAGAATGGTAAATGCAATGTGCCAGAAGGGAACTATAAGCGGTTCCAAAAAAGTTGGCAATAGATGGATGATACCACTTGATTATATCGAAAAAATGGGAAATGGGAAATTTTCAAACAAACCACTTCCCATTGGCGTCTCTGATTTTGCCAAGGCTATTACAGATTATTACTATATAGACAAGACTTTGCTGATAAAAGAATTAATCGATAACAGGCCGCTTGTTTCTCTTTTTCTACGTCCCAGACGTTTTGGTAAGACATTGAATATGGATATGCTTCGTACCTTTTTTGAAAAAGCTGAAAAAGATACAAGTGTATATTTTCAAAAAACCAAAATATGGTCTTCTGGACGGGAGTATAGAGAATATCAAGGCAAATTTCCTGTTGTGTATTTTAATTTTAAAGATATGAAGTTCGATAAATGGTCTGAAATGCTTATAAATATAAAAGCAATTATTCAGTCAGAGTATGAAAGACTTATATCTCAAATAGAGCAGAGTAATCTAACGGAGCTTGATAGAGTCTATGTTGATAAAGTCATTAATGGTACATTAGAAGAAGCTCTGTGGTCGGGAACATTGGGGAAGCTTACGCAGATTCTGGACAGGTACTGCGGCAAGGCCCCTATAATAATGATAGATGAATATGATACACCTATTCAGCAAGGACATATGTATGGATTTTATAATGAAGTCATAGGCTTTATGAGAAACTTTCTATCAGGTGGGCTCAAGGACAATAAGCATATGACAATGGCTTTTCTGACCGGTATATTAAGAGTCGCTAAGGAAAGCATATTCAGCGGACTAAACAATCTGATGGTCAATTCTGTTATAGATAACAATTATAGTTCGTACTTTGGATTTACAGAACCAGAAGTAAAAAAACTCCTAAAGGACTACGGCGTATCTGAGCAATTTGCAAAGGTCAAGGAGTGGTATAATGGATATCATTTTGGTGATACGCAAATATATAATCCATGGTCGGTACTTAATTATGTATCTCAAAACTGTATCACCAAAACCTATTGGCAATCTACCGGAAGTAATGATGTCATAGGCGAGATTATCTCAAACGGATCCAATGAACTTATAGAGGAGATAAGAGAACTTCTTGGAGGAGGCAAAAAAAGTGTATATCTTGATATATCTGTAGTATATCCGGAGATAGGGAAAAGCTTTTCTTCTGTTTATAGTTTTTTGCTTATGGGAGGGTATCTTACTCTTGATTCAGCGGAATCACTGTATGATGGTAATACTGTAGGAGAAGTCAGGATTCCCAATATAGAAGTGATGCATGTTTTTGAACAGGAGATACTTTCAAGAACTGGGAATATAGTCTCAGGTGAAGATGCTATTGGTTTCCAGCACGCGCTTTTAAGTAAGAATAATGAAGAAATGCAGAAACGATTAACTGAATTTCTAAAGGAGACGATCAGCTATTTTGATGCGTCTGCAGAAGGTTTCTACCATGGTATGCTTCTGGGGCTAAGTGCCTCATTGAATAGGTTTTATGAGATTAAGTCCAATAGAGAAGCCGGTGATGGGCGCTATGACATAGCGCTTATTCCGAAAGCCAAGGATAATACAGGATACATAATTGAAGTAAAATCTCTATCAAAAGTCAAAAAAAATATATCCGAAAATGACTTGTTACAGCTACTTGACTACGAAGCTCAAATGGCTTTAGATCAAATAGATGATATGCATTATGCAGATGCTATGAAGAAAGCAAAGATATATAAAATTGGAGTGGCATTTTACAAAAAGAATTGTCGCGTGATCGGAAGAAAATGA